A section of the Anabaena cylindrica PCC 7122 genome encodes:
- a CDS encoding Uma2 family endonuclease, with product MSIIQDIPVPEDVIFPPGDLYSDEPPLETDLHRLQMTLLIQCLEWLWQNNNEFYASGNITIYYSPRQLKSEYFRGPDFFVVLETERKPRKSWVVWEEDGKYPNVIVELLSDSTAKTDKGLKKQIYQDIFRTPEYFWFDPHNLEFAGFVLLAGKYQPIEPNDQGWLWSQQLELFLGVDQNKLRFFTVEGELVPTPEEVAKQEFARAEQEKQRAEQEKQCSDRLAAKLRELGIDPNAV from the coding sequence ATGTCTATTATCCAAGATATTCCCGTCCCAGAAGATGTTATATTTCCTCCAGGAGATTTATATAGTGACGAACCGCCTTTGGAAACTGATTTACATCGACTACAAATGACGCTGCTCATTCAATGTCTTGAGTGGTTGTGGCAAAATAATAATGAGTTCTATGCGTCTGGCAATATTACGATTTATTACAGTCCTCGGCAACTGAAATCTGAATATTTCCGGGGTCCAGATTTTTTTGTCGTGTTGGAGACTGAACGTAAACCCCGTAAAAGTTGGGTTGTTTGGGAAGAAGATGGTAAGTATCCCAATGTAATTGTCGAACTGCTATCAGATTCTACAGCTAAAACAGACAAGGGTTTAAAAAAACAAATTTACCAAGATATTTTTAGAACACCGGAATATTTTTGGTTTGATCCTCACAATTTAGAGTTTGCTGGGTTTGTGCTTCTAGCTGGAAAGTATCAACCAATAGAACCTAATGATCAAGGTTGGTTGTGGAGTCAGCAGTTAGAGTTATTTTTGGGAGTTGATCAAAACAAATTACGCTTTTTCACTGTTGAAGGAGAATTAGTTCCCACACCTGAAGAAGTAGCAAAACAGGAATTTGCAAGGGCTGAACAGGAGAAACAACGGGCTGAACAGGAGAAACAATGCAGCGATCGCTTGGCGGCGAAGCTGCGAGAATTAGGTATTGATCCAAATGCTGTTTAA
- a CDS encoding AbrB/MazE/SpoVT family DNA-binding domain-containing protein: MPNIFVEVHLSSQGRLVIPASLRKSLGFEPGDILIAHLEEGRLILEKQETIKRRLKARFSQLPKGMSLADELVAERREEANREETA, encoded by the coding sequence ATGCCTAATATATTTGTTGAAGTACATTTAAGTTCCCAAGGTCGATTAGTGATTCCTGCATCTTTAAGGAAATCACTTGGCTTTGAACCTGGTGATATCCTAATTGCACATCTTGAAGAAGGCCGGCTGATTCTCGAAAAACAGGAAACTATTAAGCGTAGACTCAAAGCTCGTTTTTCCCAATTACCGAAGGGTATGAGCCTTGCTGATGAGTTGGTAGCTGAACGCAGGGAAGAAGCGAACCGAGAGGAAACTGCATGA
- a CDS encoding PIN domain-containing protein, protein MKAVLDASALLAYLQDEPGGEAVEAVLAESVISSVNWAEVVQKAIAAGVLVDGMRDDLDALGMKIEPFTPEDGLLTGQLWQQTRQYGLSLGDRACLSVGLRLGIPVLTTDRIWANLGLTLDVRVIR, encoded by the coding sequence ATGAAAGCGGTTCTTGATGCTTCTGCTCTGCTGGCTTATTTGCAGGATGAACCTGGTGGTGAAGCAGTTGAAGCCGTATTAGCAGAGTCCGTTATTTCTAGTGTGAATTGGGCTGAAGTGGTACAAAAAGCGATCGCTGCTGGTGTACTTGTTGATGGAATGCGCGATGATCTTGATGCTTTGGGAATGAAAATAGAGCCATTTACACCAGAGGATGGGTTGCTAACGGGACAACTTTGGCAACAAACCCGTCAATATGGGCTGTCTCTTGGGGATAGAGCTTGTCTGAGTGTGGGTTTAAGGCTTGGGATTCCAGTTTTGACCACTGATCGCATTTGGGCTAACCTTGGTCTGACTTTAGATGTGCGTGTTATTCGTTAG
- a CDS encoding DUF29 domain-containing protein: protein MKIQTQSTLYEQDYSLWLETTIEKLQKHQFQFLDIDNLIEELETLRRIEKKALRSYLRLIVMHLLKWQYQPDKRSKSWQITIRNNRY from the coding sequence ATGAAAATACAAACTCAATCAACTTTATACGAGCAAGATTATTCTCTGTGGCTAGAAACTACGATAGAAAAATTACAAAAACATCAATTTCAATTTTTGGATATTGACAATTTAATTGAGGAACTTGAAACTTTGAGACGGATTGAAAAGAAAGCTTTGCGAAGCTATCTAAGATTAATTGTTATGCACCTGCTCAAATGGCAATATCAACCAGATAAGCGTTCTAAAAGCTGGCAAATCACCATTAGAAACAATCGTTATTAG
- a CDS encoding DUF262 domain-containing protein has product MSDKISVKPDTIYLEDLLNDIANGAYKIPIFQREFVWKSSQILELFDSILKGYPIGSLLFWNTKGYKTKDKIGPYTIKKENSDTRYVLDGFQRISTLFGVLINPKEFPETNKNELRDFLIYFDIRENNFSYIRNKKDKNVFSIPLYEIYDNRELFNFLRELDKEDITEIEKNEYIDNARNLHNILHKYRLPYVEIKGGDIKSAVEIFSRVNSTGTEISEDFMLSALSYNQETGFLLSDSITEFLNSLNVYNFEDLKRDTILDCISNNVHNIPGKIYFDVKTEELLKKDLGLESFTNKAYSHIRRAVEFLYKHLFVIDSRLLPYPSQLIFISEYFRLNPAPTTEQYKALENWFWVTTYSNYFTLYSLSQQRSAYQVFYKFAKAEHPNGIYKVNSDIPFSTAKYPDKLNFTGVRPKALQLFYLKSIIESSPVQDREGMKEIFIFASSKKDRTPGNIILRLSSEFERDQDKKQIKNFIEESSIEILDRHFITSEMVDLYKQDKKEEFISERDNYLKSKERNFVGNMNIIYTDNNE; this is encoded by the coding sequence ATGAGCGATAAAATAAGTGTTAAACCCGATACTATATATCTTGAAGACCTATTAAATGATATAGCTAATGGAGCATATAAAATACCTATATTTCAAAGAGAATTTGTTTGGAAATCCTCTCAAATACTTGAATTATTTGATAGTATTTTAAAAGGTTATCCAATAGGTAGTTTACTATTTTGGAATACTAAAGGCTATAAAACCAAAGACAAAATAGGTCCATACACTATAAAAAAAGAAAATAGTGATACTAGATATGTTTTAGATGGATTTCAACGAATATCTACGTTATTTGGAGTATTGATTAATCCTAAAGAATTTCCTGAAACAAATAAGAATGAATTGAGAGATTTTTTAATTTACTTTGATATTAGGGAAAATAATTTTAGCTATATAAGAAATAAAAAGGATAAGAACGTATTTTCAATTCCACTTTATGAAATTTATGATAATCGTGAATTATTTAATTTTCTTCGTGAATTAGATAAAGAAGATATTACAGAAATTGAAAAAAATGAATACATTGATAATGCAAGAAATTTGCATAATATTTTACATAAATATAGGCTGCCTTATGTAGAAATAAAAGGAGGAGATATAAAAAGTGCTGTTGAAATTTTTTCTAGAGTGAACTCAACAGGAACAGAAATTTCAGAAGACTTTATGCTTTCAGCACTTAGCTATAATCAAGAAACAGGATTTTTGCTCAGTGATTCAATTACTGAATTCCTTAACAGTTTAAATGTTTATAATTTTGAAGATTTGAAAAGGGATACTATTTTAGACTGTATTTCTAACAATGTTCACAATATACCTGGAAAGATTTATTTTGATGTAAAAACAGAAGAATTATTAAAAAAGGATTTAGGCTTAGAATCGTTTACAAATAAGGCATATTCACATATTAGAAGAGCAGTGGAGTTTTTATATAAACATTTGTTTGTAATAGATAGTCGTTTACTACCTTATCCATCTCAATTAATTTTTATTTCTGAATATTTTAGATTAAACCCAGCACCGACAACTGAACAATACAAAGCCTTAGAAAATTGGTTTTGGGTAACAACATATTCAAACTATTTTACATTGTATTCTTTAAGCCAACAAAGAAGTGCTTATCAAGTATTTTATAAATTTGCAAAGGCAGAACATCCTAATGGAATTTATAAAGTGAATAGCGATATTCCTTTTAGTACAGCTAAGTATCCAGATAAATTAAATTTTACGGGCGTAAGACCAAAAGCATTACAATTATTTTATTTGAAATCAATAATCGAAAGTAGTCCAGTTCAAGATAGAGAAGGAATGAAAGAAATTTTTATTTTTGCTTCTTCAAAAAAAGATAGAACTCCAGGTAATATAATTCTTAGGCTATCATCTGAATTTGAGAGAGATCAAGATAAAAAACAGATTAAAAATTTTATTGAAGAATCTTCAATTGAAATTCTAGATAGGCATTTCATAACTTCAGAAATGGTAGATTTATACAAACAAGATAAAAAAGAAGAATTTATTTCAGAAAGAGACAACTATTTGAAATCAAAAGAGCGTAATTTTGTCGGGAATATGAATATTATATATACAGATAATAATGAATAA